The Candidatus Nitronereus thalassa genome includes the window TTTGCCAAGCGCCCCACGGAACCTCCAAAAAAACAGAAGTCCATTCCTTTGCCTCAATACGCTGATTAAGGCCTCAAGCCTTCGAAACTTTCCACGACAAGTTTAGGGTTCTTGAAATCGTAAATCTCCAATATCGGCAAGAAGGAGATGAGATTCCCCCCATTGGTAGGGACTTTCGAGTGACCAAGGTTCTTTAATTTCTACCGGCCTTATCCGAATACCACACATGCCCCCAAACACGAGATAGGCCAAACCCGCCCCTGAATCTTCCACAGGTTGGCCAAACGCAGGACAAACAGGGTCGGCCTCATTGTCTGTCCAACCAACTACGTCACACCATTCCCCTTGTATTGAGCGTTCATACAGTTTTACCTGCATCAAAGGTTTCGCTAGCCCAACCTCCTTGAAACGGAGAAATAATGACCCCTCAAAATTTTCACTATGTTCAATCTCCAGAAACATTGGATCTCCACATTGACGACATTTATTTCGCCCTGATAAAGTCACCTAGCGTTTTATGGTACCCAACAATTCCATCTCAGCCACCTCTGTCCACCCTCCCAAACCATCTTCGGAAAATGGGGAAGCCGTGGACTTGCATCCAAATCTCCAGACGCCCGAGATACCCTTTATCTGTCGAAAACCTGTACGCATTACCATTTACTCCCTTTTGGCCGCCTTCGCGCTTTTCATGATTGCCTGGGGATTTCTGCCTAGCTTCTTAGACCCAACCTTTGAACAACATATTCAGGACAAAGAAGTTGTTGCCGGCATGACTCGCGATCAGGCCATCGCCGCATGGGGATCACCCTACCAAATGAATGTCACCTATACGGATCGGGGCATTCGGCGAGAAGAATGGGTATATGAAGATTGGATCGATGCAGGTTCGGTTCGACACCGCTACCTTTATTTTGAAGAAGGCGTGCTTGTTGGAGGATGGTACTATAAATAACCTCTCCTTATGGCCTAAATGCCGAGCCAATTAATTCTCAATCCAATCGGCCTTTTTTGCATCTAATTGGATAGCACTATAACTATTTAAATGACTTGCCCCCATCATGTCCATTCGGGCCAGGGCAATTGCCCTAAGGAGTTTCTGTTATTTGCGCGCGCCGACCTCTCCCTCCCCCATCACTAATGACAAGAACCCGTTTCCACTCTCGGATTTGATATACCGCCCAGGCATTAGGCTCCCCCTTATAATACGCTTCTGGATCCTCGCCTTTGGCACTCAAATAGGTCGGTTCGGTAAATCCTTCGTCTAATACATATTCCATTAAGCTGTCAGTGGTGAGTCCCTCACCTTTTAGGGAAACGTCCGCCAAAAAAGTCAAAATTTGGTCAGGATCAGCAAGATTTACCGGAGCTCTGGCCATGTTGATTTTTCCTCATGTGTGTTATTATAAATATCCTATTGTAGGTTTGATTTTCCAGAAATTGCAAATTTGCCTTGATTAAGCTCGAACCAAAATATTCCGACAAGGCTTTAAATTCCCACGCCAACGTGTAGCAACACACACGGCTCATCCCGAACCCGATGGATTCGAATGATTTGGAAGCTTTCAGCTGACCAGTTTCGCGAACGTCTTTTTGACATTGTTAGCCGCAAACAACATTGGTCGACACCCTACTTCAACGGAAGCACGGCCACCAAGGCCCAGCTAAATATTCATTTCCGCCAAGAGTATGCGGTATACATCCGGGATTTTTCCGTGCTGCTCGGTCGGCTTCTTGGGAAAAACCCTGCATGGGAAATGCGCCGACAGCTGGCTACCACGATCTACGAAGAGGAAACCGGGAAACTCTCGCTTGGCCAGCCACACCAGGAACTCTTTTTGGACATGATGTTAGGTCTCGGGTATCCACGCGCCGAATTTCGCGATGTCGAATTGCTCTCGCAGAGTTTTTCGTTCCGGGAATGGCTCGATGATATTTGCCAAGAGCAAGAGTGGATTGTGGGTGCCGCGATCTTGACCCTTCTTGTTGAAGGATCGGCGAATGATCGACAGGAAGTCTTTAGCCAAGAAGAACCAAAATCCGAAGCTGAAATCGAAGATATTGTCCTTAAACACCCGCTTGTGATCTACCATGGCCTTGACCCCAAACACATGGATTTGGTCCGGGTTCGTGAAATGATTGAGCCCTCTAATCGAAAAATTGTGTACGATTCAATTGTCAAAGAGGCAACTGCCAACAAACAGCATACTCTGGTATTGGAGCACTTGGAGGAAGGTCTCCAATTATGGCTAAACTACCGAGATGGCATTGCTCGTGCTTGTGGGCTCCGCCAAGTTTAACCATTCTCTTTTCTCCCTACACATCCTTGCCTAAAATGAAATTTGTTCTTCTCTTCCCCTGGCTCCCTACAAAAAACTTAATAGGGAAACATTTTACCATATTAAGATTTCCATTCATCTCTAGTTAAGCAAAGATTATAAAAACCGTTCCCTCAAGTTCAGTATTTTGTTAGGCTAGAGCTTTCAGCGACGAACCATCATGTATGAATTTCCATTTCCTTATCGAATTCTGCATCTATGCATCCTGCTCGCCTTTTTGAGTGGGTGCTATTGGACGCCCCGGGTCGAAACCCCCATTTTTGAAGATTCCCAAGTATCGGTTTCACTCACCACTGTGTCCGACGAATCCTTCTCGGCAGATCACCCCGTCTCTTTCCACACCGAAACAATGACTCACATCTTGACTGGCTTGAAACTGGAGCAACATAAACGATTACTCCAAAAATTATTTTCCAGTGACAATTCCCCGCACCCTGTGTTCACCGAGGAAC containing:
- a CDS encoding iron-containing redox enzyme family protein — its product is MIWKLSADQFRERLFDIVSRKQHWSTPYFNGSTATKAQLNIHFRQEYAVYIRDFSVLLGRLLGKNPAWEMRRQLATTIYEEETGKLSLGQPHQELFLDMMLGLGYPRAEFRDVELLSQSFSFREWLDDICQEQEWIVGAAILTLLVEGSANDRQEVFSQEEPKSEAEIEDIVLKHPLVIYHGLDPKHMDLVRVREMIEPSNRKIVYDSIVKEATANKQHTLVLEHLEEGLQLWLNYRDGIARACGLRQV